A DNA window from Luteolibacter luteus contains the following coding sequences:
- the rplQ gene encoding 50S ribosomal protein L17 → MRHRRNTTKLKRTAAHRRSLLANLACSLIEHGSIRTTLAKAKALRPVAEKMIGLGKRGDLHARRQAVAFLRQKDIAKKLFEEVAPLSKDRQGGYCRITKLGARMTDSAPMAVIEWVDQPAVDEDALAAPAAAAEPEPVAVAAEEAPAAEAKPAKKKAAKKAKAADEAAE, encoded by the coding sequence ATGAGACATCGCCGCAATACCACCAAGCTCAAGCGCACCGCCGCACACCGGCGCTCGCTGCTTGCCAACCTCGCCTGCAGCTTGATCGAGCATGGCAGCATCCGCACCACGCTCGCGAAGGCCAAGGCCCTGCGCCCGGTCGCCGAGAAAATGATCGGCCTTGGCAAGCGTGGAGATCTCCACGCCCGCCGTCAGGCTGTGGCTTTCCTTCGCCAGAAGGACATCGCCAAGAAGCTCTTCGAAGAAGTGGCCCCGCTGTCCAAGGACCGCCAGGGTGGCTACTGCCGGATCACCAAGCTGGGTGCCCGCATGACCGATTCCGCGCCGATGGCCGTGATCGAGTGGGTGGACCAGCCGGCTGTGGACGAAGACGCACTCGCCGCTCCGGCTGCTGCCGCTGAGCCAGAACCGGTGGCCGTGGCCGCCGAGGAAGCTCCTGCTGCTGAAGCCAAGCCTGCCAAGAAGAAGGCGGCGAAGAAGGCCAAGGCTGCTGACGAAGCCGCCGAGTAA
- a CDS encoding DNA-directed RNA polymerase subunit alpha → MSATKLARFELPNRLVKHEDTATEVYAQFTAEPFERGYGHTLGNSLRRVLLGSLEGAAITSVRIAGVQHEFSSLPGVVEDVTDIILNLKKVKFKHHDKEARILTIKVEKEGVVTAGDIQDDNLYEVVNKDQVICTLDKKVKFDCEFEVRVGRGFSTGDENKRKDQPIGVIAIDSIFSPVTRVKYAVDTTRVGQMTDYDKLVLDIWTDGRISPQDALLQSSAIMRHHLDVFVNYDENAVDFEAAPTESNEENAALKKLLNMSVNEIELSVRAANCLNNANITSVGQLAMKSEAEMLKYRNFGKKSLNEIKDKLSELGLGLGMSLDPSLLSGPVPAVRGPRLGVEEEAPVGLADLIAQNLDD, encoded by the coding sequence ATGTCCGCCACGAAACTTGCTCGATTCGAGCTCCCGAACCGCCTCGTAAAGCACGAGGATACCGCCACCGAGGTCTACGCCCAGTTCACCGCCGAGCCTTTCGAGCGCGGCTACGGGCACACTCTCGGCAACTCGCTGCGCCGTGTCCTCCTCGGCTCCTTGGAAGGTGCCGCCATCACATCCGTCCGCATCGCGGGCGTGCAGCACGAGTTCTCCAGCCTCCCGGGCGTGGTGGAAGATGTCACCGACATCATCCTTAACCTGAAAAAGGTGAAGTTTAAGCACCACGACAAGGAAGCCCGCATCCTGACCATCAAGGTCGAGAAGGAAGGCGTCGTGACTGCCGGTGATATCCAGGACGACAATCTTTACGAAGTGGTCAACAAGGACCAGGTGATCTGCACCCTCGACAAGAAGGTGAAGTTCGACTGCGAATTTGAAGTGCGCGTGGGCCGTGGTTTCTCCACCGGCGACGAAAACAAGCGCAAGGACCAGCCGATCGGCGTGATCGCAATCGACTCCATCTTCTCCCCGGTGACCCGCGTGAAGTACGCCGTGGACACCACCCGCGTGGGTCAGATGACCGACTACGACAAGCTCGTGCTCGATATCTGGACGGACGGCCGCATTTCCCCGCAGGATGCTCTTCTTCAATCTTCCGCGATCATGCGCCACCACTTGGACGTGTTCGTCAACTACGACGAGAACGCCGTGGACTTCGAAGCGGCTCCGACCGAGTCGAACGAAGAGAACGCCGCGCTGAAGAAGCTTCTCAACATGAGCGTGAACGAGATCGAACTTTCGGTCCGTGCCGCCAACTGCCTCAACAACGCGAACATCACCTCCGTCGGCCAGCTGGCCATGAAGTCGGAGGCGGAGATGCTCAAGTACCGCAACTTCGGCAAGAAGTCGCTCAACGAGATCAAGGACAAGCTTTCCGAACTCGGCCTCGGCCTCGGAATGTCCCTCGATCCATCGCTCCTCTCCGGCCCGGTGCCGGCCGTCCGCGGACCACGCCTCGGCGTGGAAGAGGAAGCACCGGTGGGCCTTGCCGACCTGATCGCTCAGAACCTCGACGACTAA
- a CDS encoding cryptochrome/photolyase family protein, translating into MPSLFRLAIHWFRRDLRILDNTALHFASIQAGSVLPLYILSDWKKEHHWTGPKRQSFLCGNLASLAGNLETVGGKLVIRCGAADAELEKLVKESGADAIFFNRDPDPFGRAMEAKVETMARKLGIHCEGFHDITLHPAGEVLTQDARPYRVFTPYSRNWLTLEKPAPLPKPRDLASPKEIPSLPLPDHSHWKLPDPQAQIIEAGERAALERLKKATSGIIQDYKLKRDLPGEPGTSRLSQDLRFGLLSPRTIYARAAKAQAETRSSKAKEGIDTFIKELAWREFYMAILWHFPNVLEEEFNPEWRGLWWAEPDELFEAWKEGRTGFPIVDAGMRELLATGHMHNRVRMITAMFLTKDLHIDWRLGEQFFLQHLVDGEIASNNGGWQWSAGTGADAAPYFRIQNPWSQAKRYDPDGRYTKKWVPELRDVPAEKLYEAPKDARPLNKAYPLPCVDHREERDRTLAIFKKHKERTR; encoded by the coding sequence ATGCCCTCCCTTTTTCGTCTCGCAATCCACTGGTTTCGCCGGGATCTGCGGATTTTGGACAATACCGCGCTGCATTTTGCATCCATCCAAGCGGGATCCGTCCTCCCCCTCTATATATTGAGCGACTGGAAGAAGGAGCACCACTGGACCGGTCCGAAGCGTCAGTCCTTCCTCTGCGGAAACCTCGCCTCTCTCGCGGGCAATCTCGAAACGGTAGGAGGAAAGCTGGTGATCCGCTGCGGCGCGGCGGACGCAGAACTGGAGAAATTGGTCAAAGAGAGCGGTGCGGACGCGATTTTCTTCAACCGAGACCCCGATCCCTTCGGCCGCGCCATGGAGGCCAAGGTTGAGACCATGGCCCGAAAACTCGGTATCCACTGCGAGGGCTTTCACGATATAACCCTCCATCCGGCCGGGGAGGTTCTCACTCAGGATGCCCGCCCCTACCGGGTTTTCACGCCTTACAGCCGGAACTGGCTCACACTGGAGAAACCGGCACCGCTTCCAAAACCCCGCGACCTCGCCTCCCCGAAGGAGATCCCTTCGCTCCCCCTTCCGGATCACAGCCACTGGAAACTCCCCGATCCGCAGGCGCAGATCATCGAGGCGGGGGAGAGGGCCGCACTCGAGCGCCTGAAAAAGGCGACCTCCGGGATCATTCAGGACTACAAGCTGAAGCGCGATCTACCCGGCGAGCCCGGCACTTCCCGTCTCTCGCAGGATCTCCGCTTCGGCCTCCTTTCACCCCGGACGATCTATGCGAGGGCGGCGAAAGCCCAAGCCGAAACCCGCTCTTCAAAGGCCAAGGAAGGGATTGATACTTTCATCAAGGAGCTCGCCTGGCGGGAATTCTACATGGCCATCCTCTGGCATTTCCCGAACGTGCTTGAGGAGGAGTTCAATCCCGAGTGGCGTGGCCTCTGGTGGGCGGAGCCTGATGAACTTTTCGAAGCATGGAAGGAGGGCCGCACCGGCTTCCCGATCGTCGATGCCGGGATGCGGGAACTCCTCGCGACCGGCCACATGCACAACCGCGTGCGGATGATCACCGCGATGTTCCTGACGAAGGACCTCCACATCGACTGGCGCCTCGGCGAGCAGTTCTTCCTGCAGCATCTCGTGGATGGCGAGATCGCCTCGAACAACGGCGGCTGGCAATGGAGCGCCGGCACCGGGGCCGATGCCGCACCCTATTTCCGGATCCAGAATCCATGGTCACAGGCCAAGCGCTATGACCCCGATGGCCGGTACACGAAGAAGTGGGTGCCGGAGCTCAGGGACGTCCCCGCGGAGAAACTCTACGAAGCTCCGAAGGACGCCCGCCCGCTCAACAAAGCCTATCCCCTGCCCTGTGTGGATCATCGCGAGGAGCGGGACCGCACCCTCGCGATCTTCAAGAAACACAAGGAACGCACCCGGTAG
- a CDS encoding S1C family serine protease: MNARSSIALALALVASPALKAQTLETTYRTNGPTVQAAFESVRGTLQTVSAVIQREKFVERGARKISLPEDIAYGTVISEDGFILTKASEIGDGIGLVVVVDKKPYKDVAMVAVDPSWDVALLKISATGLTPAKLVVELPDPERGTWVVANGASSRAKRMPQVGIISANAREVLPAGGAVLGVGLKEDEGKLVVEEVHEKSGAEAAGIKKDDVIVAVGGQKITDRKQLGEAVEKHRVGDDLELTVHRDGADIAIKVRLAGRVDVFGEEKTRNDMMSGSFSSRRSGFPRIIQHDIVANSKGMGGPVLDLDGRCLGMNIARANRCETFAIPAADLRSLADRLITQATAK, from the coding sequence GTGAACGCTAGATCAAGCATCGCCTTGGCATTGGCACTGGTTGCAAGCCCGGCGCTCAAAGCCCAAACGCTCGAAACTACCTACCGGACAAATGGTCCGACGGTGCAGGCGGCTTTCGAATCGGTGCGGGGTACGCTCCAGACAGTCAGCGCGGTCATCCAGCGGGAGAAATTCGTGGAGCGCGGAGCGCGCAAGATCAGTCTCCCCGAAGATATCGCCTACGGGACGGTGATCTCCGAAGACGGATTCATCCTGACGAAGGCGAGCGAGATTGGCGATGGGATCGGGCTCGTCGTGGTCGTGGATAAAAAGCCTTATAAGGATGTCGCCATGGTGGCGGTGGATCCGAGTTGGGATGTCGCCCTTCTCAAGATTTCGGCAACCGGTCTGACTCCGGCGAAGCTGGTCGTGGAGCTGCCTGATCCCGAACGCGGGACCTGGGTGGTCGCGAATGGTGCCTCAAGCAGGGCCAAGCGGATGCCGCAGGTCGGCATCATCTCTGCAAATGCCCGTGAAGTCCTGCCCGCGGGCGGTGCGGTGCTGGGCGTCGGCCTGAAGGAGGACGAAGGCAAGCTGGTCGTGGAAGAGGTTCACGAGAAAAGCGGTGCCGAGGCGGCGGGAATCAAGAAAGACGATGTGATCGTAGCCGTTGGCGGTCAGAAGATCACGGATCGCAAGCAACTCGGCGAAGCGGTGGAGAAGCATCGGGTGGGCGACGATCTCGAACTCACGGTTCATCGGGATGGCGCCGACATCGCGATCAAGGTGCGTCTGGCCGGTCGTGTCGACGTGTTCGGTGAGGAGAAGACCCGGAACGACATGATGAGCGGCAGCTTTTCTTCTCGGCGCAGCGGGTTTCCGCGGATCATCCAGCACGACATCGTCGCGAATAGCAAAGGCATGGGCGGCCCGGTGCTCGATCTGGACGGGCGTTGCTTGGGCATGAATATCGCACGAGCGAACCGCTGTGAAACCTTCGCCATTCCCGCTGCGGATTTACGGAGCCTGGCGGATCGGCTGATCACGCAGGCGACGGCCAAGTAG
- a CDS encoding S1C family serine protease, whose product MTEVRTAALIGFFACIALVPSGLRAERPFINDKKAPENRHDLDVIQKHLTQTLSASRRATVCIDLGEGSGSGVVISADGLILTAAHVTGGVGKEFTVIFEDGKKVKAESLGLVSTTDCAMAKITEPGTWPHIDIDRDDTTHLGDWVYALGHSGGFDKDRGVVVRLGRIVQTKDSTMQSDCSLIGGDSGGPLFDLNGKLVAIHSRVGQRTQENMHVPMREFLKNWDALSRGDFVGDGPFAKRPEKGKGFLGIGTKNRAEGGLNVDKVGRESPAEKAGLKSGDILLKMDGVELKTKEQFQGMLKEKAPDDKVALELLRNGKPETLTLRLGER is encoded by the coding sequence ATGACGGAAGTTCGCACCGCTGCCCTCATCGGTTTCTTCGCCTGCATCGCGCTGGTGCCGTCCGGGCTCCGGGCGGAGCGTCCCTTCATCAATGACAAGAAGGCGCCGGAGAACCGCCACGATCTGGATGTCATCCAGAAACATCTGACCCAGACGCTCTCCGCAAGCCGCCGTGCCACGGTGTGCATTGACTTGGGAGAGGGATCTGGCAGTGGCGTGGTGATTTCCGCAGATGGCCTGATCCTGACCGCTGCCCACGTGACGGGCGGCGTGGGAAAGGAGTTTACCGTGATTTTTGAAGACGGGAAAAAGGTGAAAGCCGAGTCGTTAGGACTGGTTTCCACGACCGACTGCGCGATGGCGAAGATCACCGAGCCCGGGACCTGGCCGCACATCGACATTGATCGGGATGATACGACACATCTCGGCGACTGGGTGTATGCGCTCGGTCACTCCGGTGGCTTTGACAAGGATCGCGGAGTCGTGGTGCGCCTTGGGCGGATCGTCCAAACGAAGGATTCCACCATGCAGTCCGACTGTTCCCTGATCGGTGGAGATTCCGGCGGCCCGCTCTTCGACCTGAATGGCAAGCTGGTGGCCATCCACTCGCGGGTGGGACAGCGCACCCAGGAGAACATGCACGTACCGATGCGAGAGTTTCTGAAAAATTGGGACGCTCTCTCGCGCGGCGATTTCGTCGGAGACGGCCCTTTTGCGAAGCGCCCGGAGAAAGGGAAAGGCTTCCTCGGGATCGGCACGAAGAATCGTGCGGAAGGCGGTCTGAATGTCGATAAGGTGGGCCGCGAATCCCCTGCGGAAAAAGCGGGTCTGAAGTCCGGCGACATCCTGCTGAAAATGGACGGCGTGGAATTGAAGACGAAAGAGCAATTTCAGGGTATGCTCAAGGAGAAGGCACCTGACGACAAGGTGGCCCTCGAACTGCTCCGCAACGGCAAGCCGGAAACCCTGACCCTCAGACTCGGTGAACGCTAG
- a CDS encoding methyltransferase domain-containing protein: protein MSVDWDERWRSNDTPWEKGYAAPPLTEYLEEGGEELRKARRVLVPGCGSGHDVRELARHGIPATGLDISEKAVEVARALPRVGEEDYFHADLFDPAWKQQRPFDTVWEHTCFCAIDPSMRPAYAQAMADLLPPGGFLTGVFYLTPWEPGEVVESPPFAASREEIIDLFAPWFDLRKDRVPTRAYPGREGREWLAIFERRK, encoded by the coding sequence ATGAGTGTGGATTGGGACGAGCGCTGGCGGAGCAATGACACGCCATGGGAAAAGGGTTATGCCGCGCCGCCGCTGACCGAATATTTGGAGGAGGGCGGCGAGGAACTGAGGAAAGCGCGCAGGGTGCTGGTGCCAGGTTGTGGCAGCGGGCACGATGTGCGGGAGCTGGCACGCCACGGAATTCCGGCGACGGGCTTGGATATCTCCGAAAAGGCAGTCGAGGTGGCGCGTGCGCTGCCACGGGTCGGTGAGGAAGATTACTTCCATGCGGACCTTTTCGATCCTGCATGGAAGCAGCAGCGTCCGTTTGATACGGTTTGGGAGCATACGTGCTTTTGCGCGATCGATCCCTCGATGCGTCCAGCTTATGCGCAGGCGATGGCGGATCTTTTGCCGCCGGGAGGGTTTTTGACGGGCGTGTTTTACCTGACGCCGTGGGAACCCGGGGAGGTTGTGGAATCCCCGCCCTTTGCGGCTTCCCGGGAGGAAATCATCGATCTCTTCGCTCCGTGGTTTGATCTCCGGAAAGACCGCGTGCCCACGCGCGCGTATCCCGGCAGGGAAGGGCGCGAATGGCTCGCGATCTTCGAACGGCGGAAGTGA
- a CDS encoding TPM domain-containing protein, translated as MKCPRCVQVIHRGANVCPHCGFGLAEADTKYGAEDVSLRRLADVAGLIRSRERAKVSAALDRFCRKFPQLFFAVYTSSGQGGNLRQFGFWLLNRAAFEDVPVDRPNEAGILLVIDADSKSASVTWGYLLDPFLTEEDTFQCLSRAHAYWLEGRYAEGTVRMIEQFEKVLKKKVAQARRDPERFERKVAPPPRTGEIARRIREGHKHHAAAKQSSENTEVNR; from the coding sequence ATGAAATGCCCCCGCTGCGTGCAAGTGATCCATCGCGGGGCAAACGTCTGCCCGCATTGCGGATTCGGCCTTGCGGAGGCTGACACGAAGTATGGAGCGGAGGACGTTTCGTTGCGTCGCTTGGCGGATGTGGCGGGTTTGATCCGGAGTCGCGAGAGGGCGAAGGTGTCTGCGGCGCTCGATCGCTTCTGCAGAAAATTTCCGCAGCTCTTTTTTGCGGTCTATACGAGTTCGGGCCAAGGCGGGAACCTCCGCCAATTCGGATTCTGGTTGTTGAACCGAGCGGCCTTTGAGGACGTGCCGGTGGATCGGCCGAATGAAGCAGGGATCCTGCTGGTGATCGATGCCGATTCGAAGTCCGCCTCGGTGACCTGGGGCTATTTGCTCGATCCTTTCCTCACAGAAGAAGACACCTTTCAGTGCCTGAGCCGTGCGCATGCCTACTGGCTGGAAGGACGCTATGCCGAAGGCACGGTGCGGATGATCGAGCAGTTCGAGAAGGTTCTCAAAAAGAAGGTGGCGCAGGCTCGCCGTGATCCCGAGCGCTTCGAGCGCAAGGTGGCGCCCCCTCCGCGCACCGGGGAGATCGCCCGCCGGATCCGCGAAGGGCACAAGCATCATGCCGCGGCGAAACAAAGCAGCGAGAACACGGAGGTGAACCGGTGA
- a CDS encoding AraC family transcriptional regulator: MAIDTAFIAKVDSPRFCERLFEVLPDVMFCLKDTNRCYRAVNQAFVERCGLKDTRRLIGRHAEEFFPAALAETYREQDEYVLGTGTEIVDQLELSLNRDGSQGWYLATKVPLHDRTGKIIGLASVSRDLRAPREGDAELAGIAKVVEYVRDHLDEPLRAAELAAIAGLSPTQLERRMHRVFQLSTTQFVRKNRIENAARLLRDTPMAIADVALECGYGDQTALTRQFRSMVGMPPAAYRDHVRKKAIP, translated from the coding sequence GTGGCCATTGATACCGCCTTCATTGCCAAGGTCGACTCTCCTCGCTTCTGCGAGCGTCTCTTCGAGGTCCTTCCGGACGTCATGTTCTGCCTGAAGGACACGAACCGCTGCTACCGCGCCGTGAACCAAGCCTTCGTGGAACGTTGCGGCCTCAAGGACACCCGCCGCCTGATCGGCCGCCACGCCGAGGAATTCTTCCCCGCAGCCCTCGCCGAGACCTACCGCGAGCAGGACGAATACGTGCTGGGCACCGGCACCGAGATCGTGGACCAACTCGAGCTTTCCCTGAACCGCGATGGCTCGCAGGGCTGGTACCTCGCTACCAAGGTCCCGCTCCACGACCGCACGGGGAAAATCATCGGCCTCGCTTCCGTATCCCGCGACCTCCGCGCCCCGCGTGAGGGCGATGCAGAGCTCGCTGGCATCGCGAAGGTGGTGGAGTACGTGCGCGATCACCTCGACGAGCCGCTCCGCGCTGCCGAACTGGCCGCCATCGCCGGACTTTCTCCGACCCAGTTGGAGCGCCGGATGCACCGCGTCTTCCAGCTCAGCACCACCCAGTTTGTCCGGAAAAACCGCATCGAGAACGCCGCCCGCCTGCTCCGGGACACCCCGATGGCGATCGCGGACGTCGCCTTGGAGTGCGGCTACGGCGATCAAACAGCACTCACCCGCCAGTTCCGCAGCATGGTCGGCATGCCCCCGGCCGCCTACCGCGACCACGTCCGGAAGAAGGCCATTCCATGA
- the nadD gene encoding nicotinate (nicotinamide) nucleotide adenylyltransferase — MSMDSARRIALFGGTFDPIHEGHLEIAQRAKDALALDEVRFLPCHTSPHKLGVLSAPPEDRLEMVRLAIADLPWAVADDHDLTCPQPAYSFLTAEEMARRYPGSRLFWLMGADQWRALPRWKEPERLAKAVEFIVFARDGRPEAHLGWRMHFVPGTHPASATALRGMIAGGKAPLWLPPAVADYIARKGLYKP; from the coding sequence ATGAGCATGGACTCCGCGCGGCGTATCGCTCTATTCGGTGGCACCTTCGATCCCATCCACGAAGGCCATCTTGAAATCGCGCAACGGGCCAAGGACGCACTCGCGCTGGATGAAGTTCGCTTCCTGCCCTGCCATACCTCGCCCCACAAGCTCGGGGTCCTGAGTGCCCCGCCGGAAGACCGGCTGGAAATGGTCCGCCTTGCCATCGCGGACCTTCCTTGGGCGGTTGCGGACGATCATGATCTCACCTGCCCGCAGCCCGCCTACTCCTTCCTCACCGCGGAGGAAATGGCGCGGCGCTACCCCGGATCCCGTCTTTTCTGGCTGATGGGTGCGGACCAATGGCGGGCGCTGCCCCGCTGGAAGGAACCGGAACGCCTTGCCAAAGCGGTAGAATTCATCGTTTTCGCGCGGGACGGTCGTCCGGAGGCCCACCTTGGTTGGCGCATGCATTTCGTCCCCGGGACCCATCCGGCTTCCGCCACCGCCCTCCGCGGGATGATTGCCGGGGGGAAAGCCCCCCTCTGGCTACCTCCCGCGGTGGCAGACTACATCGCCCGCAAGGGCTTGTACAAACCCTGA
- a CDS encoding deoxycytidylate deaminase, whose translation MSRLSIPEYAMALAHVASMRSEDPYRKVGAAALDFDNRVIGTAYNGLAPGFNAPEGFWDDREARQKFMLHAEVNLCSLFRRGEAKLVATTTMPCTACMQTLCAYGIREIYYRDVYHSSDAPEIARLYGVRLERVDFTPFDGGPIPAAP comes from the coding sequence ATGTCCCGGCTTTCGATTCCTGAATACGCGATGGCGCTCGCGCATGTGGCGAGCATGCGCTCGGAAGACCCTTACCGGAAGGTGGGTGCCGCCGCGCTCGATTTTGACAACCGGGTCATCGGCACGGCCTACAACGGCCTCGCACCGGGCTTCAACGCGCCGGAAGGCTTTTGGGATGACCGGGAGGCGCGCCAGAAATTCATGCTCCACGCGGAGGTGAACCTCTGCAGCCTTTTCCGCCGTGGAGAGGCCAAACTGGTCGCCACGACCACGATGCCCTGTACGGCCTGCATGCAGACCCTCTGCGCCTATGGCATCCGGGAGATTTACTACCGTGACGTCTATCATAGCTCCGACGCCCCGGAGATCGCCCGGCTCTACGGCGTAAGGCTCGAAAGGGTGGACTTCACTCCTTTTGATGGAGGTCCCATCCCGGCGGCCCCGTGA
- a CDS encoding VWA domain-containing protein, with the protein MKLEPDDPRLSAWVLGELPASEAQEVERAVAGDPALQAAAAELRGVGDFLSSALAASALRPDQREAVRRAGRAPAANVVEFPVSKKKHRAWPAIAAAAAVVAAGIFVASRYDVDRPASGLSQTSPAEGGENSLAPFPGPRILPAKTSPNAGSHPLARSIPGGPAVPADLASQPLPEVSKLPTTSPLQPLQQAAEIELPLLVGRSSYDWVRGWIREKNELPPRDAVRIEELANAFPLPAAEETREFAGLRVACVSMASLWSGPGRLVGVQIANESPDSKEVTWSFSPAPNSRDGGVRVLASTGSEGKSASILPPGQRTLVLIELASAAGDAGDLVVASGGRSKRFPAMESKDSSLKQAALVAAFGMWLRGEGIDDSRLNQILVAAGEDSNPEWADSRRLMREALGIAAAKR; encoded by the coding sequence ATGAAACTTGAACCTGACGATCCACGATTGAGTGCCTGGGTGCTCGGCGAACTTCCCGCCTCCGAGGCGCAGGAGGTGGAGCGTGCCGTCGCCGGGGATCCGGCCTTGCAAGCTGCCGCCGCGGAATTGCGCGGGGTGGGGGATTTCCTTTCCAGCGCCCTTGCCGCCTCGGCATTGCGCCCGGATCAGCGGGAGGCCGTGCGTCGTGCAGGCAGGGCTCCGGCGGCCAATGTGGTCGAGTTTCCGGTGAGCAAGAAGAAGCACCGCGCGTGGCCGGCCATTGCGGCCGCTGCCGCCGTCGTCGCGGCAGGGATCTTTGTCGCCTCCCGTTACGATGTGGATCGTCCGGCTTCCGGCCTGTCCCAGACGTCTCCAGCTGAGGGCGGGGAGAACTCCCTGGCCCCATTCCCGGGTCCCCGGATCCTGCCGGCGAAGACCAGCCCGAATGCGGGTAGTCATCCCTTGGCCCGCTCGATTCCCGGAGGTCCGGCGGTTCCTGCGGATCTGGCGAGCCAGCCTCTTCCTGAAGTTTCGAAGCTGCCGACGACCTCGCCCTTGCAGCCTCTCCAACAAGCGGCGGAGATCGAGCTCCCCTTGCTAGTGGGCCGTTCCAGTTACGATTGGGTGCGCGGCTGGATCCGCGAGAAGAACGAGCTGCCGCCGAGGGATGCCGTGCGTATCGAGGAGCTGGCGAATGCGTTCCCTCTGCCCGCGGCGGAGGAGACCCGAGAGTTCGCAGGTCTGCGTGTCGCCTGTGTTTCCATGGCCTCGCTTTGGTCGGGGCCGGGGCGGTTGGTCGGAGTCCAGATCGCGAATGAATCTCCGGACTCCAAGGAGGTGACCTGGTCTTTCAGCCCCGCACCAAACTCGCGGGACGGGGGGGTGCGGGTGCTTGCCTCCACCGGTTCCGAAGGAAAGAGCGCTTCGATCCTGCCGCCCGGGCAGCGGACCCTCGTCCTGATCGAACTGGCCTCTGCCGCTGGTGACGCGGGAGATCTGGTGGTGGCGTCCGGCGGGCGCAGCAAGCGCTTTCCGGCCATGGAGTCGAAGGATTCCTCGTTGAAGCAGGCGGCTCTGGTCGCGGCTTTCGGAATGTGGCTGCGTGGCGAGGGTATTGATGACTCGCGCCTGAACCAGATTCTGGTGGCTGCCGGGGAGGATTCCAATCCGGAGTGGGCCGACTCCCGGCGCCTGATGCGCGAAGCCCTAGGCATTGCCGCGGCCAAACGTTGA
- a CDS encoding RNA polymerase sigma factor, translating into MLETREQFVERALAEYESPLVGYAYGFVHDLERARDIVQDTFIRLCQQDVAKVRDGLKTWLFTVCRNRALDVLRKESRLTVIDEQQLLSRESEAPGPDQTLDQAERLTQVMRYLGRLPENQQTVILMKFRDGYSYQEICDATGLSSGNVGFLIHTGLKRLRELLPSDLLDSSSPQP; encoded by the coding sequence ATGTTGGAGACCAGGGAACAATTCGTCGAAAGGGCGCTCGCGGAGTACGAGTCCCCGCTCGTCGGCTACGCTTATGGTTTCGTCCATGATCTGGAGCGTGCACGGGACATCGTGCAGGACACCTTCATCCGGCTGTGCCAGCAGGATGTGGCCAAAGTGCGGGATGGCCTGAAGACCTGGCTTTTCACCGTCTGCCGGAACCGCGCGCTGGATGTCCTGCGCAAGGAGTCCCGGCTTACCGTCATCGACGAACAACAACTTCTCTCCCGCGAAAGTGAAGCTCCCGGACCGGACCAGACCCTCGATCAGGCCGAAAGGCTGACCCAGGTGATGCGTTATCTGGGAAGGCTGCCCGAAAACCAGCAGACGGTCATCCTGATGAAATTTCGCGATGGCTACAGTTATCAGGAAATCTGCGATGCCACCGGCCTGAGCAGCGGCAATGTGGGTTTCCTCATTCATACCGGCCTGAAACGGCTGCGTGAACTTCTTCCCTCCGATCTTCTCGATTCCTCCTCTCCTCAACCATGA
- a CDS encoding redox-sensing transcriptional repressor Rex — protein sequence MEKIDIPKKAIYRLSIYHRCLQRLQDNGQETVSSTALAKAAGVKPAQLRKDLAYFGQFGTRGLGYPVEMLGSMIRDVLGRERLQPVVLVGAGNLGSALLHYQGFQKEGFEVVCAFDADPEAAVRRGVNIPVKSDKEIDEFVKVENVKLAILCVPAGFAQAVANRLVAAGIQGILNFSPVVLEVPEEVVVNNVDLALELEHLSFFVR from the coding sequence GTGGAAAAGATCGATATCCCCAAAAAGGCCATTTACCGCCTCTCGATCTACCACCGTTGCCTCCAGCGTCTGCAGGACAATGGCCAGGAAACGGTGAGTTCTACCGCTTTGGCGAAGGCCGCCGGGGTGAAACCGGCCCAGCTCCGCAAGGATCTGGCCTATTTCGGTCAATTCGGCACCCGCGGGCTGGGCTATCCGGTGGAGATGCTGGGCTCGATGATCCGGGACGTGTTGGGGCGCGAACGCCTGCAGCCGGTGGTTCTGGTGGGTGCAGGTAATCTTGGCTCGGCACTCCTTCATTACCAAGGCTTCCAGAAGGAAGGTTTCGAGGTGGTCTGTGCCTTCGATGCCGACCCTGAAGCCGCTGTCCGCCGCGGGGTGAATATTCCGGTGAAGTCGGACAAGGAGATCGACGAGTTCGTGAAGGTGGAGAACGTGAAGCTCGCCATTCTTTGCGTGCCGGCGGGATTTGCCCAAGCGGTGGCGAACCGCTTGGTCGCGGCGGGGATCCAAGGCATCCTGAATTTCTCCCCGGTGGTGCTGGAGGTGCCGGAGGAAGTGGTGGTGAACAATGTGGACTTGGCGCTGGAGCTGGAGCATCTCAGCTTCTTCGTGCGTTAA